The Gemmatimonadaceae bacterium DNA segment CCAACGTGCGCTCAGCGTTGTGTGCCGCGAACAGCAGCGCGTCCTCGTAGTAATCGGTCGCGAGCACGTCGAAGCCCACGTGGCTCGCGGCGATGCTCGGTACGCCGAGCCCGCAGCCAAGTTCGATTGCCGCCGGCGCCGCGCCGCGCGAGACGGACTCCTGCACCGCCGGCATCGCCCACAGCGCCTCACGATTGGTCAGCAGGTACGCCGCGAGCACGTCCGACGACGCCCACAGGTCGGCCCAGTACGGCAGCCGCTCGTCGCGCACGTAGTCGGCCTCGGAGATGAGGTCGTCCGAGTTGCGTGGCTTGAGCACCTGCACGTCCAGGCCTGGCAGCGACACGACCTGCTCCGCCAGCACGAACCGTCGATGAATCGCCTCGGGAACGTCGCGCGGCGCACTCACAGCGTGCACTGCTCGCCGAGCCCGGCATCGTCGCCGAGGAGGAAGGCGTGCAGCGTTTCGCCTGCGGCGACGGTCGTGGCGTCTTCAGGGACGATGAGCAGCGCGTTGGCGAGGGACATCGACGTGAGGATACCGGAACCCTGCGGTCCCGTCAGCCGCGCACCGAGCCGGCCGTCCGCCCGCGGCGCGACGATGGCGCGGTAGAAATGCGTGAGCTTGGCGCCGATGCTCACAGGCTCCTCCAGCGTCACCGGCACCGGGCGGCGATGCACGCGAGTGTGCCCGAGCATCCGGCGCAGCGCCGGGCGCACGAAGAGTTCGAAGGTCACCATCGCGCTCACCGGATTGCCCGGCAGCCCCACCCACGGGATGCCGGCGACGCGACCGAAGCCCAGCGGCGCGCCGGGACGCATCCGTACGCGCCAGAAGTCCAGTGCCGTTCCCATCGACTCGATTGCCGTGCGCGTGTGGTCGTGCTCGCCCACCGACACGCCGGCGGAGGTCACGATCAAGTCCGGCGCGGCATCCACGGCGCGCTGCAGCAGCGCACGCACGGCCTCGAGCGAGTCCGGCGCGTGCCCAAGCGCGATCGGCTCGCCGCCGTTGAGCCGCACCAGCGATTCCAGCGTGTACCGGTTGCTGCTGACGATGCGACGTCCCGCCAACACCTCGGCGAAACCATCGAGTTCCACGAGCTCGTCACCGGAGCCGAGGATGGCCACGCGCGGGCGGCGATGCACCGGCACGGCGGCGAAGCCGATGCTCGCCAACACGCCCACCTGCGCCGCGCCGATCGGCGTGCCGGCCGGAATGGCGACCTGACCGCTGCGCACGTCTTCACCAGCGCGGCGGATGTTCTTGCCGATGTCGCGGTCCTTGCGGACCTGCACCGTGGCCGTGCCGGCGTCGGTGTCCTCGACGCGCACGACCGAGTCGGCACCGGGCGGCATCGGCGCGCCGGTCATTATCTGCATCGCCTCGCCGCGCGCCAGCGCCCGCGGGACGGCGGCGCCGGCCGCGATGCTGCCCACCACCGGCAGCGTCCGCGGCGACTGCTCGCTGGCGCCGGCGACGTCGGCGCCGTGGACGGCATAGCCGTCCATCGCCGAGTTGTCCCAGTGTGGGAGCGTGATCGGCGAGACGGCGTCGGCGGCGAGGACGCAGCCCACCGCCTCGGCCAGCGGCACTGAGACGGACGGCAACGGCTGGACCGACGCGACAATGCGCGTCGCGGCCTCGGGGACGGTGAGCATCAGCGGTAGAGCAGGGTCATCTGCGAGAGCCAGTCGAGCAGTGCGTCTTGCACGCGCTCGACCTCCCGCGTCGGGACGGTGTGGTTGTTCGCCAGCATCGAGAAGAGCAGCACGCGTCCGTCGGCGGTGGTGACGTACCCGGAGAGCGAACGCACGCGGTCGAGCGTGCCGGTCTTGGCGCGCACGTTGGCGGCGGCCAGGGTGCCGCGGGTGCGCTCGCGGATGGTGCCGTCCACGCCGCCGACGGGCAGCGACTGGAACCAGCCGTCGAAGTCCTCGCGCTGCCGCATTCGGTCGAGCAGGCGCACGATGGCCTCGGGCGAGAGGAAGTTGTGTCGCGAGAGCCCGCTGCCGTCGCGCAGCACGGCCATCGACGAGTCGATGCCCCAGTCCGCGAGCTGCCGGCGCACCACCGCAAGCCCGCTGTCGGCGGTGCCGACCCCGCTGCGCTCGAGGCCGAGAGTGCGCAGCAGAATCTCGCCGATTTGGTTCTGCGAGGGCTTCTGGAACGCCGCAAGGATCGCAGGCAGGGGCGGCGAGCGGTGCGTGGCCAGCGTGGCGAGGCCTGTCGTATCGGCGATGGTGTCGCTCACCACGCCGCCGGCGACCGTGATCCCGCGTTCGCGCAGCGCCTCGGCGAACGCCTCGAGGAATGCGGCGTTCGGGTTCCGCAGGGCCACGTTCACCACGACCGAGTCGTTGGCCCGCACCGTGCCGTCGAGCTGCAGCAGCGGATGCGCGCCGCGCAAGTCGTAGCTTGTCACCACGCGCGAGCGCTGCATACAGCAGTTCTGCACCGTCTGGACGCTGACGCGGCCGAGCCGAGGCAGCGTCGTAGTGGGCGCGGTGAGCACACGCACCGGCGTGCCGGGCCGCGCCCCGCCGTACACGGTCACTCGCGCGAATCCCTCGTTGAAGAGCAGTTCGTCCACCGGGGCGGCGTAGCCGGCGTTGAGATCGTCCCAAGCCCAACCACGGCCCAGCGTGTCGCCGGGGAAGGTGTTGGCGCCGGAGATGAGTCGGCCCGTCACCCGCGTGATGCCCCGCGCGCGGAGCGAATCGGCCAGCGCGCGCAGCGGTGCCATCGCGTCGCCGCTGAGCGAGTCACTCACGGACGGGTCGCCGCGGCCCACGACGACGAGGTCGCCGCTCAGGACGCCCTGTCGCGGCGTGCGGCCGAGCACGCGCGTGCTATAGCGGTAGTCCGCGCCAAGCTGCGCCAACGCCACCGCGCCGGTGACGAGCTTGGTGTTCGATGCTGGTACGAAGAGCTTGCCCGCGTTCCGCGAGTACAGCGTGTCGCCGCGCTCAGGGTCCACGATCAGCACGCCCCAGTGCGCCGAACGGAACATCGGATCGTCGATGAGCGAGTCGGCATACGCCACCAGCCCAAGTCGCGTCGCCCGCCGCGGCGGCCGCGTCATCTCCGTGGTCTCGGTGATGATGATGCCGCCCGGCACCGCCGTGTCCACCGGCGGCAGCGACTCCGTCAAGATCCGCGGCCGCAGCACGGCCGTGTCCGCCGGCGCCGGATCGCTCGCTGGCGCCGAGCGCGACGCCTGGCATCCCGCCGCGACGAATGCCGCCAGCGATGCGAGCAACAGGGCGCGCTGTCCTTGCGTCATTGCATCACCTCAGTCTCGATCCAGGTTGCCAGCGCCGCCAGCCAGTGCGAATCATCCAGGTGAAAGATCGTACCCGGGAACCCGTCCGGCGGCGCATCGGTGAGCATTGCGCGCCACGCGTCCGGAACGGCGGCTTCCGCCGGCCACAGCGGCGCCGGATGCGCCGCGCGTCGGTGCACTTCCACCTTCGGCATCGGCGAGCGCTTGAAGCCCTCGCAGAGCACGAGGTCCGCGTCGGCGAGATGCCGCCGCACGATCTCCTCCGGTGCGAGTTCCTCCGCCCACCGCTCCACCACGGCGAACTTGTCCGGCGACGCCATCGCCACGCGCGCGGCCCCGCCCTCGTGATAGTGCCGGTACGTATCCGTGGTGGCCGGATCGATGTTGAACGTGTGCGAACCGTGCTTGAGCGTCATCACGCGGTGCCCGCGCCGCGTGAGCTCGGCGCAGAGGCGCACGACCAGCGTCGTCTTGCCCGCGTGCTTGCGGCCGACGATGCCAAGCATCGGCGGAAGGCGCTCAGTCACGGGCCTGCCCCGCGAGCGCGGAAAGGTCGTCCGGCGTGTTCACGTTGCTGAACAGACGCAGCGGATCGCCGAAGTCCCTCACCCGCGTCACCGGCAATCGCCGCACGCGCACCTGCTCGTGGAAGCCGATCACGCGCAGGTCGCCGGCGTCCAGCGTCTGCGAGACGGCATTCAAGCAGCGCTGAGAATACCAGGCGCAGAGCGGCTCCACGCCGCGTCGCGAGCCATCGCTTTCGGGAATCACCACGTCCACTGCTTCATCACCATCCTCGCCGAGTCGCCGCATCTCGCCCAACAGCGCGGCTGAGACGAAGGGCATATCCCAAGCCACGAGCAGGATGTCGTCGTCGGCCTGCGCCAACGCCGCGTGCAACCCGCCCAGCGCGCCGAGCCCCTGGCGCAGATCCGCCACCGTGCGCAGGCCCGGAATCCACTCCGCGGCCCCGTCGGCGTTCGCCACGAGCAGGAGCTCGTCCGTGACCTCACGCAGCGCCGACGCCACGCGGTCGATGATGCGGCGGCCCTCCACGCGCTCGAGGCCCTTGGGCGCCCCGCCGAATCGCGATGCCGCGCCGCCCGCAAGGATCACCCCCGTGCAGCTCACGGGCGCCACACCTGCGGCTGGCCACTCACGGCGCGTCCGAGCAACACCATCCCCGCCGCCTTCGCGATTTCCACGGCCATCGAGCTCGGCACGCTGGGCGTCGCCACCACCGCGATGCGCGCGCGCGCTGCTTTGAAGGCCAGCTCGCCGGAGATGCGTCCGGTCACCAGCAGCATCAGGTCGTCGGGCCGCGCGCCCGCGAGGATGTGTGCGCCGAGGGCTTTGTCCACCGCGTTGTGGCGGCCGATGTCCTCGGCGTGCGTGAGCAGCGTCTGGCCGTCCGTGAGCGCGGCGGCGTGGATGCCGCCCGTGTCCTTGTAGCGCTCGCCGCGCGCGAACAGCTCCTTGAACAGCGCCCGCGTCTGCGCGAGGTCAGGAATCGCAGGCAGGCTGCTGCGCCGCGGCACGTTGGAGAGCGAGCCCAGGATCGTCGTGACCGCGCCGCAGCCCGAGGCCAACACGCGGCGGCGCTCCTGCCCCTCCACCGTCCGGTACCGGTCTTCTGGCACGGTCACCCAGAACCCGGGCTCCTTGGCGCAGGGGCGCATCGAGAGCAGGTCGGCCTTGGCGTCGATGTAGCCCTCGCCGAAGCACCAGCCCACGACGAGTTCCGGCAGCTGCTCTGGCGTGCACATCCACGTGACGGCCGGCTCGCCATTGACCTCGAGCCAGACGGGAGTCTCGTCCACCGCATCGAGGCGGGGCGCGCCGTCCGGCAGCGCCGTCATCCCGGTTCGACCTCGGCCCAGAGGTTGGGCTCCTCGGATATCCGCACACGCAGCACCCGCGTCGCGTCGCCCAGCGCCGCCTGCACCTTGCGCGCGATCCACCAGGCCACGTTCTCGCTGGACGGAATCTCCCTGCCTTCCGCGAACTCAGGCACATCGAGCACGAGGTTCTTGTGGTCGAGGGCCTGGAACACTTCACGCTGCATCGCGCGGTCGAAGGCCATCAGGTCGGCGCAAAACCCCGTCAGCGGGTCGATCTCACCGCCGATGGTGACGTCCACCGTGTAGGTGTGGCCGTGCCAGTTGGGATGCGCGCAGACGCCGAAGACCTCGGCGTTCTTCGCTTCGTCCCATTCCGGGCGGCGGTAGCGGTGCGCCGCAGAGAAGACGACGCGGCGCGTCAGCGTAGCGCGCATCGGCTCAGCGGCCCCACACCCGCGCGATGCCCAGCATCAACGTCGTCTGGCCCACCCAGGGATTCTTGCGGTTGGAGCCCAGGATCGATTCGTCGATCGTCGAGCCATCCTCGGTGAAGCTGTTCGGGTAGTTCATCCGGTAGAGCATCCGCGTGAGCTCGGCGCGCCACTCCCAGTCGCGGCCGGTGACGCCACGGAGGTTGAGTCCGTACGAGACGTGCAGCTTGGGGCCGAAGCGGTACTCGCCGATGTCGTAGCTGTCGTTCCACGAGCCGATGAACCCCGTGTTCAGGAACAGCCGCGGGGCGATCCCGTTCCAGGCCTTCTCGCCGGTGAGTGACGCCGCGAGGCCCATATCGAAGAACATCAGCGGGTCGCGCCGCGTCCCCACGTAGCTCTGCGGCCCGCTGAAGAGCGGGTCGCGGATGTTGCGCTCCGCCGTCGGCGCGAGTCCGGCGCGCATCGTCAGGAAGAACGCGCTGGGAAAGTCATAGTCGTACGCCGCCGCCAGGACGAGGCTGCCCTTGGGCCCCACGTCCGCCGGCTCGCTCACGCTCGCGAGGTAGCCGAGGTACGTGGTCAGGATATGCCGCCCCGGCGCGTCCACGTAGGGACTCTTCTCGGGCAGGTGACCCACGACCTGCGCGGACGCAGGCGTGGCGGCGAAGGAAACCAGGAGCGCGGCGAACGCGCGAATACGGTAGGTCACGCAGGGACTCCAATCAGTCGCAGGTCGCGGCCCGTCATCTCCGACGGCCGGTCGACGCCGAGCAGCGAGAGCACGGTGGGGCCGACGTCGCAGAGCGCACCGCCGCTCCGCAGGGGCACCGCCTCGCCATCCTCGACGATGAGGAAGGGAACAGGATTCGTGGTGTGGGCCGTGTGCGGCCCACCGGTTGCAGGGTCCAGCATCATCTCGCAGTTGCCGTGGTCGGCCGTGATCAACAACCGCGCGCCGCTCTTGCCAACCGACGCGACGATGCGCGCCAACTGCTCATCCACCACCTCGCAGGCACGCACCGTTGCCGCAAAGTTGCCGCTATGCCCGACCATATCGCCGTTGGCATAGTTGCACAAAGTGAACTCGTGGGACTTCGACTCGATCGCCTTGCAGAGCACATCGGTGATACCCGGCGCGCTCATTTCCGGCATCAGGTCGTAGGTCGCCACCTGCTGGCTCGGCACGAGGATGCGCTCCTCGCCCCGGTACGGCACTTCGTTGCCGCCGTTGAAGAAGTATGTCACGTGCGGGTACTTCTCCGTTTCCGCCGTGCGCAGCGTGCTCATCCCGGCGTCTTCCAGCACCTCGGCCACGATCTTGGCCATCGAGAACGGTTCGAAGGCCACCGGAAGCCCGAAGGTCTGGTCGTACTGGGTCATCGTCGCCACGTGCAGGCGCGGGCGGTCGTCCACGTCGAAGCCGTCGAACTCCCGGTCGGTGAGCGCCCGCACGATCTGCCGCATCCGGTCGGAGCGGAAGTTCCACGTGATCACCGCGTCACCGTCGCGCATCGGGGCCAGCGGCGCGCCGTCGCGGACGATCACCGCCGGCTCCATAAACTCGTCGGTGACGTCGCGCTCGTAGTTGCCCGTGATGAATGCAAGCGGATCGCGGGCGGTGGGCCCGCTGCCGCGCACCGCCGCATCGTAGCACTTCTGCGTGCGCGCCCAGCGCCGGTCGCGGTCCATCCCGAAGTAGCGCCCGCCGATGCTCGCCACCTCGGCGCGGCCCTGTACGCGCGTGAGGAGTTCGCGGACGTAGCCGAGGCCGGAGCGGGGCAGGGTGTCACGGCCGTCGAGCAGCAGGTGCAGCGCCACGCGTGGCACGCGCTCGCGCGCGGCCAATTCCACGAGCGCCAGCAGGTGGTCGTCGTGGCCGTGCACGCCACCGTCGCCCACCAGGCCCAGCAGATGCAGGGTGCCGCCGGACTTCCGCACCTGCGCGCAGGCCGCCCGCAGGGCGTCGATCTCGAAGAACGTCCGCTGGCGGATGCTCTCGCCGATGCGCACCAAGTCCTGCATCACCACGCGGCCGGCGCCGAGGTTGAGGTGGCCGACCTCCGAGTTACCCATCTGGCTCTCGGGCAGGCCCACCGCGAGACCGCTGGCGTCGAGCAGCGTGCGCGGCGCGCGCGCCCACAGGCGGTCCCAAGTCGGGGTGTGCGCCGCGTGGATGGCGTTGCCTTCGGACGAGTCGCGGAAGCCCCAGCCGTCGAGAACGACGAGCACGACGGGGCGGTCCACCCGGGATGCCATAGTTGGCCAGTGCCAGTAAGGGGGTATAACTTCGCATAGCGTCGCGCGACGAGTGGCACGACCACCCGCGCAATCTATTCTCGCCCACGCCCCCCTACCAGCGATGCACCTGCTGCGCCGCCAACTTGCCGTTGCCCTGCTCCTCGCTTCGCCGCTCTCGGCGCAGCAGGGACGCCTCACCGCCGACGTGGACGTCTCGTCGTCGCCCGGTGGTGGCATCGTCGCCACACTGCGCAGCGGCACCACCTGGCCCACCGGAGCCACGCGCAACGGCTTCACGTCGGTGACGATCGAGGCCTGGATCGACGCTTCGCGCTTCGCCGGACCCCGCGACTCCTTCCCGGTGACCATCGGCGGGACGGCCAACCTCCGGATTCGGCAGCAGCCATCGCTCCAAGGGGCCATCCTCGGGAGCTTCCGGGCCGGGGCCGGAGTCCGCATCCTCGAACGCCGCGAGACCTGGGCTCGGATCCGCCGCGAGGTCTGGGTGCCGTCGGGGTCGATTGTGGTGCAGGCTGCGTCCGCCCCGAGCGGCGCCACCACGACCCCAAACCGGCCGCCGACGCCGCCGCCGATCACCGGCGCCCCAGCTCCCACCGCTCGGCCGGGAGCCCAGCCAGCCGCACCGAGCGCGGGTGCTGGCGCCAATCCGCCTGCTACCACAGGCCAGACGACCACAGGGGGCCAGCCGGGAGCGGCCAGCCAGTCGACGACCCCTGCCTCTGCCGCGCCAGCCGCTGGAGCGGCGCCGAGAGCCACCGGACCCGCCGGATCGCTCCGGTCCGAACGGTCAGCTCAGCTTCGTCAGGGGCCCAATGGTCCACTACTTGGGCAACTGGAAGCGGGTGCCGTTGTGACCCCGCAGACCCGCGACCGCGGTTGGGTCAAGATTCAGCTTGAGGCTTGGGTGCCGGAGTCGCTGTTCGTCCCCGCGGACACGGCATTCGGTTCCGCGCTCACCGCCGCGGACCTGCGAGCCAACCCCGACGGTCATCGGGGCAAGATTGTCCGTTGGGAGGTCCAGGTGGTGGGGATGCAGACCGCCGATCCCCTCCGACGCGATATGGAACGGGATGAACCCTTCCTCCTCGCGATGGGCCCCACCGGCGAGGACGCGATCCTCTACATCACGGTGCCCGCGCGGATGCTCGACGAGGCACGGGCGCTCCAGCCCCTGGCCAACGTGCTGCTGACCGCACGCGTGCGCACGGGGCGTTCAAACCCCACCGGTGCGCCCATCCTGGAACTCATCTCCATCGTACGAAAGTAATCCTGTTCATTCGGTCAGTGACCCGAGCTGACCATTTAGACAGTTTTGACGGGTATTCCCCGTGTGTCCGAGCAAGTGTACGATTTGCTATGCTCGACCGACGACGACGATCCGTTCCTATCGCCCTGTTGTTCGCTGCCGCCCTCTCGGGCTCCGCAGCCGGCCAGGCCGCCGCATCCCCGCAGCATCAGGCCCGAGACGCCGCACCAGCGATCCCAGAATCCCTCCGCGGCCATAGCGGGCAGCTCCGCGCCTACGTCGCCGCCCCCGCGGCAGACACCGCCCGCACCATCGCCGCCGGGCCCTCCGAGCCCCCCACACTCATCCCGCCGGTCTACACCTTCCGCGACTCTGCCGGGGGTGGCGTCTTTCACTTCATCACGCTGCTCCCCTTCGACCGCAAGCGGGACGGCCGCGTCGGCGCCTATCGCGTCGGCCGCTGGCCCGCCGAGCGCCGCCCGGCCCGATCGCCGCAGGACGCACTCCCGGCGGGCTTCATCGCCGTGACGCCGGAGATGCAGTCCCTGATGATTTCCACGCACTTCACGCTCGGCGACTTCCTCCCCGAACGCGATGCGCAGGCCGAAGTTTGGCCCAAGCCCTTGGTCTTGGAACTTCGGTTGGTCGACAAGCTCGAGCTCATTCTGACCGCGCTCCGGGACTCAGGCATCGCCGCACCGCGCCTCCGGATGATGTCGGCGTTCCGCACCCCGAACGTGACGCTGGGCGGCGCCCGCACGGCCTTGTCGCCCGATTCCCGCCACCAGTACGGGGACGCGGCAGACTTCATCGTGGACGCTGACGGCGACGGCCGCCTCGACGACCTCGACCGCGACGGTCGCCGCGACCTCGGCGATGCCCGCTGGCTGGTCCGGGTCATCCGCGCCATCGAGGCGGAGCACCCCGACCTGGTCGGCGGCATCGGTGTCTACCGCCGGGACGGTGGCAACGGACACTTCCTCCACGTGGACACCCGGGGGGAGCGCGCGCGCTGGGGATTGCAGTAGCTTCAGGAATGCACGAGATCCTGCGCGACCGCATCCTGCGCCGCCTCGAGGCCCTGCCCGAGGATCGACTCTACCAGGTGCTCGATTACGTCGAGTTCCTCGAGTCCAAGTACGCCCAGCGCCAGGCCCCGGCGCCCAACGTGCTGCAGCGCTTCGCCGAGGGCGTCGAGGACACCCTCCGCGCCGGCAATCTTTCGGCCTCGACGGTGGCCGAGGCGATGGGCTTTATGAGCAAGGCAATGGGGGTGCTCAGCGGCGTGGCCGCCGCCGGCGCGTCGATGGCCGGTGACATCGTCGGCACTGCGCAGGCCAAGCCGGGCGCGCCGCCGGCCGCGGCGCCGCCGAAGCCGACCTCACCAGAGGCCCCTCCCTCGCTAGATGAGAAGGACCGCTCCGGTTTATCTTGATAGATGGGCCACCCATCTGACCGCATTCGCGCCGACGCCGCGCTGACTTTCGACGACGTACTCCTCGTCCCGCGGCACTCGCTCGTCCACCCGAAGGACGTCTCCACCACCACGCGCTTCACGCGCGGCATCACGCTCCACGTCCCGCTCGTCGCGGCGGCGATGGACACCGTCACCGAATCCGAGATGGCCATCGCGATGGCTCGGGCCGGCGGCATCGGCGTGCTGCACAAGAATATGGCCATCGACCGCCAGGCGGCCGAGGTGGACCGCGTGAAGCGCTCGGAAAGCGGGATGATCCGCAACCCGATCACGCTGCAGCCCAGCGCCACGCTGCGCGAAGCGGTGGGCCTGATGGCCCGCTTCCGCATCAGCGGCGTGCCGGTGGTGGACGGCAACGGCAAGCTGGTGGGCATCATCACCAACCGTGACCTGCAGTTCGAGCGCCAGCTCGACCGCCCGCTTAGCGACGCGATGACCAAGGACGGCCTCATCACGGCGCCGCACGGCACCTCGCTGGACGAAGCCGAGCAGATTATGGGCAAGCACCGCATCGAGAAGCTGCCCGTCGTCGAGAAGGACGGTCGCCTCATCGGGCTGATCACCGTCAAGGACATCCACAAGCGCCGCCAGTACCCCAACGCCGCCAAGGACGGCGAAGGGCGCCTGCTCGTCGCGGCGGCCATCGGTGCCGGCGGCGACTACCTGGCGCGCGCCAAGGCCCTCATCGATGCCGGCGTCGACGCGCTGATTGTCGACACCGCCCACGGGCACTCGCAGGGCGTGCTCGACGCCACCGCCAAGGTGCGCGAGGCATTCCCCAGCGTGCAGCTCGTGGCCGGCAACATTGCCACCACGGCCGCCGCCAAGGCGCTGGTCGAGCGCGGCGTGGACGCCATCAAGGTCGGCGTCGGTCCGGGCTCCATCTGCACCACGCGTGTGGTCACGGGCATCGGCGTCCCGCAGCTCACGGCGGTGATGGACGCGGTCGCCGGCGCCGGTGACGTCCCCATCATCGCTGACGGTGGCATCAAGTATTCGGGCGACATCGTGAAGGCCATCGGCGCCGGCGCGTCCACCGTGATGATGGGCTCGATGCTGGCTGGTACCGAAGAGTCCCCGGGTGAGAGCATCCTCGCCGAGGGCCGCCGCTTCAAGATGATCCGCGGGATGGGCTCGCTGTCCGCGATGCAGGACGGCAGCGCCGACCGGTACTTCCAGGACGGCGAGATGAGCGCCAAGAAGTACGTGCCCGAGGGCATCGAGGGACGCGTGCCCTACAAGGGTCCCGTCGGCGACGTGCTCTACCAGATGGTCGGCGGCCTCCGCAGCGGAATGGGCTATGCCGGCTGCGGCAGCATCGACGAACTGCGCACG contains these protein-coding regions:
- a CDS encoding molybdenum cofactor guanylyltransferase yields the protein MILAGGAASRFGGAPKGLERVEGRRIIDRVASALREVTDELLLVANADGAAEWIPGLRTVADLRQGLGALGGLHAALAQADDDILLVAWDMPFVSAALLGEMRRLGEDGDEAVDVVIPESDGSRRGVEPLCAWYSQRCLNAVSQTLDAGDLRVIGFHEQVRVRRLPVTRVRDFGDPLRLFSNVNTPDDLSALAGQARD
- a CDS encoding class I SAM-dependent methyltransferase; protein product: MSAPRDVPEAIHRRFVLAEQVVSLPGLDVQVLKPRNSDDLISEADYVRDERLPYWADLWASSDVLAAYLLTNREALWAMPAVQESVSRGAAPAAIELGCGLGVPSIAASHVGFDVLATDYYEDALLFAAHNAERTLGRAVRTRMVDWNAMPADLGQFALVFAADVLYELRYAPLLLDAVTRTLAPGGLFVLADQGRVALSSFLELATARGFDWRATLRVDPQPHEKKPSITIYELRHKRL
- the dacB gene encoding D-alanyl-D-alanine carboxypeptidase/D-alanyl-D-alanine-endopeptidase gives rise to the protein MTQGQRALLLASLAAFVAAGCQASRSAPASDPAPADTAVLRPRILTESLPPVDTAVPGGIIITETTEMTRPPRRATRLGLVAYADSLIDDPMFRSAHWGVLIVDPERGDTLYSRNAGKLFVPASNTKLVTGAVALAQLGADYRYSTRVLGRTPRQGVLSGDLVVVGRGDPSVSDSLSGDAMAPLRALADSLRARGITRVTGRLISGANTFPGDTLGRGWAWDDLNAGYAAPVDELLFNEGFARVTVYGGARPGTPVRVLTAPTTTLPRLGRVSVQTVQNCCMQRSRVVTSYDLRGAHPLLQLDGTVRANDSVVVNVALRNPNAAFLEAFAEALRERGITVAGGVVSDTIADTTGLATLATHRSPPLPAILAAFQKPSQNQIGEILLRTLGLERSGVGTADSGLAVVRRQLADWGIDSSMAVLRDGSGLSRHNFLSPEAIVRLLDRMRQREDFDGWFQSLPVGGVDGTIRERTRGTLAAANVRAKTGTLDRVRSLSGYVTTADGRVLLFSMLANNHTVPTREVERVQDALLDWLSQMTLLYR
- a CDS encoding 6-carboxytetrahydropterin synthase; its protein translation is MRATLTRRVVFSAAHRYRRPEWDEAKNAEVFGVCAHPNWHGHTYTVDVTIGGEIDPLTGFCADLMAFDRAMQREVFQALDHKNLVLDVPEFAEGREIPSSENVAWWIARKVQAALGDATRVLRVRISEEPNLWAEVEPG
- a CDS encoding SH3 domain-containing protein, which gives rise to MHLLRRQLAVALLLASPLSAQQGRLTADVDVSSSPGGGIVATLRSGTTWPTGATRNGFTSVTIEAWIDASRFAGPRDSFPVTIGGTANLRIRQQPSLQGAILGSFRAGAGVRILERRETWARIRREVWVPSGSIVVQAASAPSGATTTPNRPPTPPPITGAPAPTARPGAQPAAPSAGAGANPPATTGQTTTGGQPGAASQSTTPASAAPAAGAAPRATGPAGSLRSERSAQLRQGPNGPLLGQLEAGAVVTPQTRDRGWVKIQLEAWVPESLFVPADTAFGSALTAADLRANPDGHRGKIVRWEVQVVGMQTADPLRRDMERDEPFLLAMGPTGEDAILYITVPARMLDEARALQPLANVLLTARVRTGRSNPTGAPILELISIVRK
- a CDS encoding formate dehydrogenase accessory sulfurtransferase FdhD produces the protein MTALPDGAPRLDAVDETPVWLEVNGEPAVTWMCTPEQLPELVVGWCFGEGYIDAKADLLSMRPCAKEPGFWVTVPEDRYRTVEGQERRRVLASGCGAVTTILGSLSNVPRRSSLPAIPDLAQTRALFKELFARGERYKDTGGIHAAALTDGQTLLTHAEDIGRHNAVDKALGAHILAGARPDDLMLLVTGRISGELAFKAARARIAVVATPSVPSSMAVEIAKAAGMVLLGRAVSGQPQVWRP
- the guaB gene encoding IMP dehydrogenase translates to MGHPSDRIRADAALTFDDVLLVPRHSLVHPKDVSTTTRFTRGITLHVPLVAAAMDTVTESEMAIAMARAGGIGVLHKNMAIDRQAAEVDRVKRSESGMIRNPITLQPSATLREAVGLMARFRISGVPVVDGNGKLVGIITNRDLQFERQLDRPLSDAMTKDGLITAPHGTSLDEAEQIMGKHRIEKLPVVEKDGRLIGLITVKDIHKRRQYPNAAKDGEGRLLVAAAIGAGGDYLARAKALIDAGVDALIVDTAHGHSQGVLDATAKVREAFPSVQLVAGNIATTAAAKALVERGVDAIKVGVGPGSICTTRVVTGIGVPQLTAVMDAVAGAGDVPIIADGGIKYSGDIVKAIGAGASTVMMGSMLAGTEESPGESILAEGRRFKMIRGMGSLSAMQDGSADRYFQDGEMSAKKYVPEGIEGRVPYKGPVGDVLYQMVGGLRSGMGYAGCGSIDELRTQAEFVRITPAGLRESHPHDVTITREAPNYSV
- a CDS encoding molybdopterin molybdotransferase MoeA, whose product is MLTVPEAATRIVASVQPLPSVSVPLAEAVGCVLAADAVSPITLPHWDNSAMDGYAVHGADVAGASEQSPRTLPVVGSIAAGAAVPRALARGEAMQIMTGAPMPPGADSVVRVEDTDAGTATVQVRKDRDIGKNIRRAGEDVRSGQVAIPAGTPIGAAQVGVLASIGFAAVPVHRRPRVAILGSGDELVELDGFAEVLAGRRIVSSNRYTLESLVRLNGGEPIALGHAPDSLEAVRALLQRAVDAAPDLIVTSAGVSVGEHDHTRTAIESMGTALDFWRVRMRPGAPLGFGRVAGIPWVGLPGNPVSAMVTFELFVRPALRRMLGHTRVHRRPVPVTLEEPVSIGAKLTHFYRAIVAPRADGRLGARLTGPQGSGILTSMSLANALLIVPEDATTVAAGETLHAFLLGDDAGLGEQCTL
- the gpmI gene encoding 2,3-bisphosphoglycerate-independent phosphoglycerate mutase; protein product: MASRVDRPVVLVVLDGWGFRDSSEGNAIHAAHTPTWDRLWARAPRTLLDASGLAVGLPESQMGNSEVGHLNLGAGRVVMQDLVRIGESIRQRTFFEIDALRAACAQVRKSGGTLHLLGLVGDGGVHGHDDHLLALVELAARERVPRVALHLLLDGRDTLPRSGLGYVRELLTRVQGRAEVASIGGRYFGMDRDRRWARTQKCYDAAVRGSGPTARDPLAFITGNYERDVTDEFMEPAVIVRDGAPLAPMRDGDAVITWNFRSDRMRQIVRALTDREFDGFDVDDRPRLHVATMTQYDQTFGLPVAFEPFSMAKIVAEVLEDAGMSTLRTAETEKYPHVTYFFNGGNEVPYRGEERILVPSQQVATYDLMPEMSAPGITDVLCKAIESKSHEFTLCNYANGDMVGHSGNFAATVRACEVVDEQLARIVASVGKSGARLLITADHGNCEMMLDPATGGPHTAHTTNPVPFLIVEDGEAVPLRSGGALCDVGPTVLSLLGVDRPSEMTGRDLRLIGVPA
- the mobB gene encoding molybdopterin-guanine dinucleotide biosynthesis protein B; amino-acid sequence: MTERLPPMLGIVGRKHAGKTTLVVRLCAELTRRGHRVMTLKHGSHTFNIDPATTDTYRHYHEGGAARVAMASPDKFAVVERWAEELAPEEIVRRHLADADLVLCEGFKRSPMPKVEVHRRAAHPAPLWPAEAAVPDAWRAMLTDAPPDGFPGTIFHLDDSHWLAALATWIETEVMQ